A genome region from Halorussus pelagicus includes the following:
- a CDS encoding DUF7095 family protein: MNRDEAIERVEDILDAVENETMPVPVRELWVYGDAALGLDPVERLDVYVTKDLLLRGDDGDAAERFHKSHGVEGVGKTVRAEWAEQFPEFIRANDNGHVAPEKCLAAHLLPDDEPVHLEVCNSSFEDNVTQRLRGAIQRESYEQILDPRGVCLWAEGQRSDDALRKLRESELAFPTLPDALEMLGMDEANTDEAAEAVESYRKRQQGATVRGDVV, translated from the coding sequence ATGAATCGAGACGAGGCCATCGAGCGCGTCGAGGACATCCTCGACGCCGTCGAGAACGAGACGATGCCGGTGCCGGTCCGTGAACTGTGGGTCTACGGCGACGCGGCGCTCGGACTCGACCCGGTGGAGCGACTGGACGTGTACGTTACCAAGGACCTCCTCCTGCGCGGCGACGACGGTGACGCCGCCGAGCGGTTCCACAAGTCCCACGGCGTCGAGGGCGTCGGCAAGACGGTCCGCGCGGAGTGGGCCGAACAGTTCCCCGAGTTCATCCGGGCCAACGACAACGGACACGTCGCGCCCGAAAAGTGTCTGGCCGCCCACCTCCTGCCCGACGACGAACCGGTCCACCTCGAAGTGTGCAACTCTAGCTTCGAGGACAACGTGACCCAGCGACTGCGGGGAGCCATCCAGCGCGAGAGCTACGAGCAAATTCTGGACCCGCGAGGCGTCTGCCTCTGGGCGGAAGGCCAGCGCAGCGACGACGCCCTCCGCAAACTCCGGGAGAGCGAACTCGCCTTCCCGACGCTCCCCGACGCGCTGGAGATGCTGGGGATGGACGAGGCAAACACCGACGAGGCCGCCGAGGCCGTCGAATCCTACCGGAAGCGCCAACAGGGCGCGACGGTCCGCGGCGACGTGGTATAG
- a CDS encoding TIGR00266 family protein, which translates to MQFEITHRPSYAHLVAELGPSETIRAEPGAMVSHSPSISIETTTSRDGLLDSAKSMLGGESLMANEFTAEGETGTVTLSPTTPGDIYHHELNGDTLYAVDGAYLASGTEVDIDSEFGGLKSVLAGASLVPLALNGTGDVFVEAFGGIETVELDHGESYIVDNENVVAWEGSVDFDARRVGGLKSTLLSGEGLVMEFTGPGTVWYQTRGLETFTDAIAGSLPGSGDDAGGIDVDI; encoded by the coding sequence ATGCAATTCGAAATCACCCACAGACCCTCCTACGCACACCTCGTCGCCGAACTCGGACCCAGCGAGACGATTCGCGCGGAACCGGGAGCGATGGTCAGCCATTCGCCGTCGATTTCCATCGAGACGACGACCAGTCGGGACGGCCTGCTGGACTCCGCGAAGTCGATGCTCGGCGGCGAATCGCTGATGGCGAACGAGTTCACCGCCGAGGGCGAGACCGGAACGGTGACGCTCTCGCCGACGACGCCCGGCGACATCTACCACCACGAACTCAACGGCGACACGCTCTACGCCGTGGACGGCGCGTACCTTGCGTCCGGAACCGAAGTAGACATCGACTCGGAGTTCGGCGGGTTGAAGTCGGTGCTAGCTGGCGCGAGTCTCGTTCCGCTCGCGTTGAACGGCACCGGCGACGTTTTCGTCGAAGCGTTCGGCGGCATCGAGACGGTAGAACTCGACCACGGCGAGTCATACATCGTGGACAACGAGAACGTCGTCGCGTGGGAGGGGTCGGTAGACTTCGACGCCCGACGCGTCGGCGGTCTGAAGAGCACCCTTCTCAGCGGCGAGGGCCTCGTGATGGAGTTCACCGGTCCCGGCACCGTCTGGTACCAGACCCGCGGCTTGGAGACGTTCACCGACGCCATCGCCGGGTCGCTCCCCGGTAGCGGCGACGACGCTGGCGGCATCGACGTGGACATCTGA
- a CDS encoding universal stress protein: MFEDILLPVDGSLGADAAVGHAADIADRFDASVHVLFVASTNRDSVTVVGGDVVDALEREGADIVDPVADDVRARGVDCDSEVVQGDPAATIAEYADSRGMDLVVMATQGRTGLSRYLLGSVTEKVVRLAGTPVLTIRTHEEARTSFPYENVVVPTDGSAAASAAADRATDLAAAVDATLHAVSVVEEASLGFDVRSASVSDELEAITEDAIADVAATAADAGVERVREKVLRGRVHRAILDYAADTDADLLVMGTRGRGGTDRILLGSVAERIVRTSPIPVLTVRR; this comes from the coding sequence ATGTTCGAGGATATCCTCCTCCCGGTTGACGGGAGTTTAGGGGCCGACGCCGCAGTCGGGCACGCCGCAGACATCGCCGACCGATTCGACGCGAGCGTCCACGTCCTGTTCGTTGCCAGCACGAACCGCGATAGCGTAACCGTGGTCGGGGGCGACGTAGTGGACGCCTTGGAGCGCGAGGGCGCAGACATCGTGGACCCCGTGGCCGACGACGTTCGGGCGCGGGGCGTCGATTGTGACTCTGAAGTCGTGCAGGGCGACCCCGCGGCGACCATCGCGGAGTACGCCGACTCGCGCGGGATGGACCTCGTGGTGATGGCGACGCAGGGCCGGACGGGTCTCTCGCGCTACTTGCTCGGGAGCGTCACCGAGAAGGTCGTCCGCCTCGCTGGCACGCCGGTCCTCACGATTCGAACTCACGAGGAGGCCCGCACCTCGTTCCCCTACGAGAACGTCGTCGTCCCGACCGACGGGAGCGCGGCGGCGAGTGCGGCCGCCGACCGCGCGACGGACCTCGCGGCGGCCGTGGACGCCACCCTTCACGCCGTTTCAGTGGTCGAAGAGGCATCGCTCGGGTTCGACGTGCGCTCGGCGTCCGTCAGCGACGAACTCGAAGCCATCACCGAGGACGCGATAGCCGACGTGGCCGCCACCGCCGCCGACGCGGGCGTCGAGCGCGTCCGCGAGAAAGTCCTTCGCGGGCGCGTCCATCGGGCGATTCTCGACTACGCGGCGGACACCGACGCGGACCTCCTCGTCATGGGAACACGCGGCCGGGGCGGAACCGACCGAATCCTCCTCGGGAGCGTCGCCGAGCGCATCGTCCGCACGTCGCCGATTCCCGTCCTGACGGTGCGCCGGTAG
- a CDS encoding redoxin domain-containing protein: MSDSTGLAVGESVEDVSETLVYPDGETTETALSELLTEAPVLLTFYTNDFSPDCIEEWCSFRDYDWFTSNDAVQVIGVSKSRPITHRKFIDHLGLQFPLYADTDLELSSAFDVAYRAFKIAPRSRRSCFLLDSEGVVRYKWIAEHPLDPSRDQPPISEIHEVIENEFDDDGPETFGF; encoded by the coding sequence ATGAGCGATTCTACCGGCTTGGCCGTCGGCGAGTCAGTCGAAGACGTGTCCGAGACGCTGGTCTACCCCGACGGAGAGACCACCGAGACAGCACTCTCGGAGTTGCTTACCGAGGCCCCCGTCCTCCTGACGTTCTACACGAACGACTTCAGTCCGGACTGCATCGAGGAGTGGTGTTCGTTCCGCGACTACGACTGGTTCACCAGCAACGACGCTGTGCAGGTCATCGGCGTCAGCAAGTCACGCCCGATCACCCACCGAAAGTTCATCGACCACCTCGGACTCCAGTTTCCCCTCTACGCCGACACCGACCTCGAACTCTCGTCGGCGTTCGACGTGGCGTACCGCGCGTTCAAGATCGCGCCCCGGTCACGTCGGTCGTGTTTTCTGCTGGACTCGGAGGGCGTCGTCCGGTACAAGTGGATCGCCGAGCATCCGCTCGACCCGTCGCGCGACCAGCCCCCGATTTCGGAGATTCACGAGGTCATCGAAAACGAGTTCGACGACGACGGACCGGAGACGTTCGGGTTTTAG
- a CDS encoding YeeE/YedE family protein, with product MFLPVVVVGGLIFGFGLGLSRMARPEVVLDFLQFEDFGLLFVLGVGSVVAGTAFAIGVNVLDRAPLTGRAYARRLKSFDRNVLTGGVIFGVGWGISGICPGAAYASVGIGNYPVLIAISGMFLGAYAQGIWRSRTADGSAASAASD from the coding sequence CTGTTCCTGCCCGTCGTCGTGGTCGGCGGCTTGATATTCGGCTTCGGACTCGGCCTGAGTCGGATGGCCCGTCCCGAAGTCGTGCTGGACTTCCTCCAGTTCGAGGACTTCGGCCTGCTGTTCGTGCTGGGCGTCGGGTCGGTCGTCGCGGGAACCGCGTTCGCAATCGGGGTCAACGTCCTCGACCGCGCGCCGCTGACCGGGCGAGCATACGCTCGACGGTTGAAGTCGTTCGACCGGAACGTCCTCACGGGCGGGGTCATCTTCGGCGTCGGATGGGGCATCTCGGGCATCTGTCCGGGCGCGGCCTACGCCAGCGTCGGCATCGGGAACTACCCCGTCCTGATAGCTATCAGCGGGATGTTCCTCGGCGCGTACGCGCAGGGCATCTGGCGCTCGCGGACCGCCGACGGGAGCGCGGCGTCGGCCGCCAGCGACTGA
- a CDS encoding class I SAM-dependent methyltransferase, producing the protein MRQFSADYLRDTRRGMWDDRAALSDLRLDSRERVLDVGCGTGELSRVLAEETPGEVIGADADPDLLAVAREQAGIETAAADALRLPFPDDTFDLVVCQALLINLPDPAAAVAEFRRVSSDLVAAVEPDNAAVSVESTVAAESDLAGRARRAYLRGVETDVTLGGEGTREAFAAAGLADATTRRHVHARTVEPPYAERDLRAARRKASGEALADDRATLLAGDLSAAEYDDLRTDWRKMGRAVIKQMRAGEYRRAEVVPFYVTAGSV; encoded by the coding sequence GTGCGACAGTTCTCCGCCGACTACCTCCGAGACACGCGCCGCGGGATGTGGGACGACCGCGCGGCGCTTTCCGACCTGCGACTCGACTCCCGAGAGCGCGTCCTCGACGTGGGATGCGGCACCGGCGAACTCTCCCGCGTCCTCGCCGAGGAGACGCCCGGCGAGGTAATCGGGGCGGACGCCGACCCGGACCTGCTCGCGGTCGCCCGCGAGCAGGCCGGAATCGAGACCGCCGCGGCCGACGCGCTCCGCCTGCCCTTCCCGGATGACACCTTCGACCTCGTGGTCTGTCAGGCCCTGCTCATCAATCTCCCCGACCCCGCCGCCGCGGTGGCCGAGTTCCGGCGGGTCTCCTCGGACCTCGTGGCCGCGGTCGAACCCGACAATGCCGCGGTGTCCGTCGAGTCCACGGTCGCGGCCGAGAGCGACCTTGCGGGGCGCGCGCGCCGGGCCTACCTCCGGGGCGTCGAGACCGACGTGACGCTCGGCGGGGAGGGCACCCGCGAGGCGTTCGCGGCGGCCGGACTCGCCGACGCGACGACCCGCCGCCACGTTCACGCCCGGACGGTCGAACCGCCCTACGCCGAGCGAGACCTGCGCGCGGCCCGCCGGAAGGCCAGCGGCGAGGCTCTGGCCGACGACCGGGCGACCCTGCTCGCTGGCGACCTCTCGGCGGCCGAGTACGACGACCTGCGGACCGACTGGCGCAAGATGGGCCGGGCCGTCATCAAGCAGATGCGCGCGGGGGAGTACCGCCGCGCGGAGGTCGTCCCCTTCTACGTGACCGCCGGGTCGGTGTGA
- a CDS encoding DUF1328 family protein produces the protein MLELALAFFVLAVIAGALGAGGVAGLSMDIAKWLVIAFLVLAVVSLVI, from the coding sequence ATTCTCGAACTCGCCCTCGCCTTCTTTGTCCTCGCGGTCATCGCGGGGGCGCTCGGGGCGGGCGGCGTCGCGGGACTGTCGATGGACATCGCCAAGTGGCTCGTCATCGCCTTCCTCGTGCTGGCGGTCGTCTCGCTGGTCATCTGA
- a CDS encoding AzlD domain-containing protein → MATPLETDGVWLVIIAGGIGTYALRLSFVALFGRLDDVPEGVERALRFVPAAVLSALVVPKLVYADGALALSPGNPRLLAGALAVLVAWRTEDILATLVAGMSGLWLLTFALG, encoded by the coding sequence ATGGCGACCCCGCTCGAAACTGACGGAGTGTGGCTCGTCATCATTGCGGGAGGAATCGGTACCTATGCGCTCAGACTCTCGTTCGTCGCGCTGTTCGGCCGACTCGACGACGTGCCTGAGGGCGTCGAGCGCGCGCTCCGGTTCGTCCCGGCGGCGGTCCTCTCGGCGCTGGTCGTCCCAAAGCTCGTCTACGCTGACGGCGCGCTCGCGCTCTCGCCCGGCAATCCGCGACTGCTGGCGGGCGCGCTCGCGGTGCTGGTGGCGTGGCGGACCGAGGACATTCTGGCGACGCTAGTCGCCGGGATGTCGGGGTTGTGGCTGTTGACCTTCGCGCTCGGGTAA
- a CDS encoding lipoate--protein ligase family protein codes for MALSDREWRLVREESRRGPLNMALDEIAARTAAQEGLRTVRVYQWDPSTLSLGYRQDPDTVAWDYCEREGITVTRRPTGGGGIYHDRFGDISYSIVAPADELPGDLMETYELLCEPVFDAFERLGVDAQFTDEKLPEIHQPACYLRELHPAHDIVANGRKISGNAQYRRKDAVIQHGSLKFDLDAERHLSTFADPDTSPAQFRERVTTINREADATRNEAVEAVEAALREWADADEGSWTDEELGRAEERAEAKFESEAWVRDREDPTEN; via the coding sequence ATGGCGCTGTCTGACCGGGAGTGGCGACTGGTTCGAGAGGAGTCCCGACGCGGCCCGCTGAACATGGCCTTGGACGAGATCGCCGCGCGAACTGCGGCCCAAGAGGGTCTCCGGACCGTCCGGGTCTACCAGTGGGACCCCAGCACGCTCTCGCTGGGCTACCGACAGGACCCCGACACCGTGGCGTGGGACTACTGCGAGCGCGAGGGTATCACCGTCACTCGCCGACCTACCGGCGGCGGCGGCATCTACCACGACCGATTCGGCGACATCTCCTACTCCATCGTCGCGCCCGCCGACGAACTGCCGGGCGACCTGATGGAGACCTACGAACTGCTCTGTGAACCCGTCTTCGACGCCTTCGAACGACTCGGCGTTGACGCTCAGTTCACCGACGAGAAACTCCCGGAAATCCACCAACCGGCCTGCTACCTGCGGGAACTCCACCCTGCACACGATATCGTGGCAAACGGCCGAAAGATATCCGGTAACGCCCAGTACCGCCGGAAGGACGCTGTCATCCAGCACGGGTCGCTGAAGTTCGACCTCGACGCCGAGCGCCACCTCTCGACGTTCGCCGACCCCGACACCTCGCCCGCGCAGTTCCGCGAGCGCGTGACGACGATAAATCGGGAAGCGGACGCGACTCGGAACGAGGCCGTCGAAGCGGTCGAAGCGGCCCTCCGCGAGTGGGCCGACGCCGACGAGGGGAGTTGGACCGACGAGGAACTGGGGCGCGCTGAGGAGCGCGCCGAAGCAAAATTCGAGAGCGAGGCGTGGGTTCGAGACCGCGAGGACCCGACGGAAAACTAA
- a CDS encoding YbhB/YbcL family Raf kinase inhibitor-like protein, with protein MIPVSNLSFRTSAFTHGESIPEKYTCEGEDRSPQLTIDDAPDDAGALAVVVDDPDAPAGTFTHWLLWNLPPDTVEIEEGVAPREELPDLGGARQGENDFGEVGYRGPCPPEGDDPHEYRFMLYVLDEKLDAEPGALRPTVEDEIGAKARDSADFTGTFGR; from the coding sequence GTGATTCCCGTGTCGAACCTCTCGTTTCGCACCTCGGCGTTCACTCACGGCGAATCGATTCCCGAAAAATACACCTGCGAGGGCGAGGACCGCTCGCCCCAGTTAACCATCGACGACGCGCCCGACGACGCGGGGGCGCTCGCGGTGGTCGTGGACGACCCCGACGCGCCCGCCGGGACGTTCACCCACTGGTTGCTCTGGAACCTGCCGCCCGACACCGTAGAAATCGAGGAGGGCGTCGCGCCCCGAGAGGAACTGCCGGACCTCGGCGGTGCGCGCCAAGGCGAGAACGACTTCGGCGAGGTTGGGTATCGCGGTCCCTGTCCGCCGGAGGGCGACGACCCCCACGAGTACCGGTTCATGCTGTACGTGTTAGACGAGAAGTTGGACGCCGAACCCGGCGCGCTTCGACCGACAGTAGAGGACGAAATCGGCGCGAAGGCCCGCGATTCCGCCGATTTCACTGGGACGTTCGGGCGGTGA
- a CDS encoding helix-turn-helix domain-containing protein, translated as MADSMAEYLQKDMECEGLLECIHGLKELDRECFQVLVESAEPLTIDEVADRVDRERSTAYRAIQRLLQSGFVQKEQVNYEQGGYYHVYRPTDPDEVADDMQRMLNDWYAKMGQLVQEFRDKYDDQQAVAAEN; from the coding sequence ATGGCAGACTCGATGGCCGAATACCTGCAGAAGGACATGGAGTGTGAGGGCCTGTTGGAGTGCATCCACGGGCTGAAGGAACTCGACCGCGAGTGCTTTCAGGTCCTCGTCGAGAGCGCCGAACCACTGACCATCGACGAGGTGGCCGACCGAGTGGACCGCGAGCGCTCGACGGCCTACCGGGCCATCCAGCGTCTCCTCCAGTCCGGATTCGTCCAGAAGGAACAGGTCAACTACGAACAGGGCGGCTACTACCACGTCTACCGACCGACCGACCCCGACGAGGTGGCCGACGACATGCAACGGATGCTCAACGACTGGTACGCCAAGATGGGCCAGTTGGTTCAGGAGTTCCGCGACAAGTACGACGACCAGCAGGCGGTCGCGGCCGAGAACTGA
- a CDS encoding aminopeptidase, whose amino-acid sequence MDSRIRTHADILVDHCTDLDPSDDVLIRAPPVAEDLAVAVAERVGEVGANPSVSLQSERATRAYLQASDAEDFETPEHLLAMMESADAFILVTGDLNTAELSDVPTEKLAAFRRARRPIQEARMGKRWVGTQFPASGSAQKAEMSTEEYEEFVYEAVNKDWEAQRDHQQQMVEILDPAEEVRIVSGDTTDIRMSVAGMKTVNDDGRKNLPGGEVFTAPVPDSVAGEVLFDKPLLRHGREIQDAYLRFEDGEVVEHDALKNADLLASILDTDEGARRLGELGIGMNRDIDRFTYNMLFDEKMGDTVHMAVGKAIEETVPEGQPLNESAVHTDMIVDMSENSFIEVDGDVVQRNGTFRFEDGFEE is encoded by the coding sequence ATGGACTCACGAATCCGAACGCACGCCGATATTCTCGTGGACCACTGCACCGACCTCGACCCGAGCGACGACGTGCTGATTCGGGCACCACCGGTCGCGGAGGACCTCGCTGTCGCCGTCGCCGAGCGAGTCGGCGAAGTAGGCGCAAACCCCTCAGTGTCGCTCCAGAGCGAGCGCGCGACGCGGGCCTACCTTCAGGCGAGCGACGCCGAGGACTTCGAGACGCCCGAGCATCTGCTGGCGATGATGGAGTCCGCCGACGCCTTCATCCTCGTCACGGGCGACCTGAACACCGCCGAACTGAGCGACGTTCCGACGGAGAAACTCGCGGCGTTCCGACGCGCCCGGCGACCGATTCAGGAGGCCCGCATGGGCAAGCGCTGGGTCGGGACGCAGTTCCCGGCGTCCGGCAGCGCCCAGAAGGCCGAGATGAGTACCGAAGAGTACGAGGAGTTCGTCTACGAGGCGGTCAACAAGGATTGGGAGGCCCAGCGGGACCACCAGCAACAGATGGTCGAGATTCTGGACCCCGCCGAGGAGGTCCGTATCGTCTCTGGCGACACGACCGACATCCGGATGAGCGTCGCGGGGATGAAGACGGTCAACGACGACGGCAGGAAGAACCTCCCCGGCGGCGAGGTGTTCACCGCGCCGGTCCCCGACTCGGTGGCGGGCGAAGTGCTGTTCGACAAACCCCTGCTCCGCCACGGCCGCGAGATACAGGACGCCTACCTCCGGTTCGAGGACGGCGAGGTCGTCGAACACGACGCCTTGAAGAACGCCGACCTGCTGGCCAGCATCCTCGACACGGACGAGGGCGCGCGACGACTCGGCGAACTCGGCATCGGGATGAACCGCGACATTGACCGATTCACCTACAACATGCTCTTCGACGAGAAGATGGGCGATACGGTCCACATGGCAGTCGGAAAGGCCATCGAGGAGACCGTTCCTGAGGGCCAACCGCTCAACGAGAGCGCGGTCCACACCGACATGATAGTCGATATGAGCGAGAACTCGTTCATCGAGGTAGACGGCGACGTGGTCCAGCGAAACGGTACGTTCCGGTTCGAGGACGGTTTCGAGGAGTAG
- a CDS encoding AzlC family ABC transporter permease, producing the protein MTSPREDFLSGVRVAAPIILGIVPFGMVAGVAAAGVGMSAIQALAMSVVVFAGASQLAAIELIGRNAPVAVVVLTVLVVNLRHVMYSASIAPHFRRQSAKWKAALAYLLTDQAYAVSLLEFENDEETSRRWYYLGVAVPLWVAWQIATIVGVLLGAQIPSGWQLEFAVPLVFLAVLVPAVTDRATGAAAVVGGGVAVAANGLPYNLGLIVAALVGIAVGLAVESAFSVNSDDAGGEGEDRRESGGDRADDGEVA; encoded by the coding sequence GTGACATCTCCACGAGAAGATTTTCTCTCTGGCGTTCGGGTCGCCGCGCCGATCATCCTCGGAATCGTCCCCTTCGGCATGGTCGCTGGCGTCGCCGCGGCCGGAGTCGGCATGTCCGCGATACAGGCGCTCGCCATGTCGGTCGTCGTCTTCGCCGGGGCCTCCCAACTCGCTGCGATAGAGCTAATCGGGCGGAACGCACCGGTCGCGGTCGTCGTCCTGACAGTCCTCGTGGTGAATCTCCGCCACGTAATGTACAGCGCGTCCATCGCGCCCCACTTCCGGCGTCAGTCCGCGAAGTGGAAGGCCGCGCTCGCGTACCTGCTGACCGACCAAGCCTACGCCGTCTCGCTGTTGGAGTTCGAGAACGACGAGGAGACGAGTCGGCGCTGGTACTATCTCGGGGTCGCGGTGCCCCTCTGGGTCGCGTGGCAGATTGCCACGATTGTCGGCGTCCTGCTCGGCGCACAGATTCCCTCGGGGTGGCAACTCGAATTCGCGGTCCCGCTGGTCTTCCTCGCGGTCCTCGTGCCCGCGGTGACTGACAGAGCGACCGGCGCGGCCGCGGTCGTCGGCGGGGGCGTCGCCGTCGCGGCGAACGGCCTGCCGTACAACCTCGGACTGATAGTCGCGGCCCTCGTCGGTATCGCGGTCGGACTGGCCGTCGAGTCGGCGTTCTCGGTGAACTCCGACGACGCTGGCGGCGAGGGCGAGGACCGCAGAGAATCAGGCGGCGACCGGGCCGACGACGGGGAGGTGGCGTAG
- a CDS encoding deoxyribonuclease IV: MRVGAHESIAGGVYNAVDAQIEDGGNCGQIFTHSPQVWQDPNIDDDEAEQFRTVSADNDVGPWVIHSSYLVNLCTPKDDLRAKSIDSMQKEVDAADKLDIPYVNVHLGAHTGAGVEGGLDNAASALDELDIPEGVTVLIESDAGSGTKLGGDFEHLAEVLSRSEQDLDVCIDTAHAFAAGYDLSSEEAVHDTIAEFDEVVGLEHLECVHLNDSKHECGTNKDEHAHIGEGLIGEEGMRAFINHPDLADVPLVLETPHEDGKGFAWNIERVRELRAD, translated from the coding sequence ATGAGAGTTGGCGCGCACGAATCCATCGCTGGCGGCGTCTACAACGCCGTAGACGCCCAGATAGAGGACGGCGGGAACTGCGGACAGATTTTCACTCACTCCCCGCAGGTCTGGCAGGACCCGAACATCGACGACGACGAGGCCGAGCAGTTCCGCACGGTCTCGGCCGACAACGACGTGGGACCGTGGGTCATTCACTCGTCGTATCTCGTGAACCTCTGCACGCCGAAAGACGACCTCCGCGCGAAGTCCATCGACTCGATGCAGAAGGAAGTCGATGCCGCCGACAAACTCGACATCCCGTACGTCAACGTCCACCTCGGTGCCCACACCGGCGCGGGCGTCGAGGGCGGTCTCGACAACGCCGCCAGTGCGCTCGATGAGTTGGACATCCCTGAGGGCGTGACCGTCCTCATCGAGAGCGACGCCGGGTCGGGCACGAAGTTGGGCGGGGACTTCGAACATCTCGCGGAAGTCCTCTCACGCTCCGAGCAGGACCTCGACGTGTGCATCGACACGGCCCACGCGTTCGCCGCGGGCTACGACCTCTCCAGCGAGGAGGCCGTCCACGACACCATCGCGGAGTTCGACGAGGTGGTGGGTCTCGAACACCTCGAATGCGTCCACCTCAACGACTCCAAGCACGAATGTGGCACGAACAAAGACGAACACGCCCACATCGGCGAGGGACTCATCGGCGAGGAAGGCATGCGCGCCTTTATCAATCACCCCGACCTCGCGGACGTGCCCCTCGTCCTCGAAACGCCCCACGAGGACGGCAAGGGCTTCGCGTGGAACATCGAGCGCGTCAGAGAACTGCGAGCGGACTGA
- a CDS encoding serine/threonine-protein kinase RIO2: MVQNVAGMLAELEPEDFHLLSGIEQGMRFSEWVAREKIPEFSRLTAEEVEYRLDRCLDRELIQRQTIQYEGYSLKFEGYDALALHTFAERESVEGFGSPLGVGKESDVYEVQSYKPLALKYHREGYTNFREVMKERDYTSDREHVSWLYTARKAAEREYEALEALYPDVKVPRPVDHNRHAIVMEKIDGVELSRTRLEDEQVVPILDLVLSEMADAYAEGYVHADMSEYNVFVNEEGITIFDWPQATPTDHENAEEFLERDVKNVVGYFRRKYPQLVPDDVDAEALADAIADGEFESVREYATEA; encoded by the coding sequence ATGGTTCAGAACGTCGCGGGCATGCTGGCAGAGTTGGAACCCGAGGACTTCCACCTGCTGTCGGGCATCGAGCAGGGGATGCGCTTCTCGGAGTGGGTCGCCCGCGAGAAGATTCCCGAGTTCTCGCGGCTGACCGCCGAGGAGGTCGAGTACCGACTCGACCGCTGTCTCGACCGGGAACTGATACAGCGCCAGACGATTCAGTACGAGGGCTACAGTCTCAAGTTCGAGGGCTACGACGCGCTGGCGCTCCACACCTTCGCCGAGCGCGAGAGCGTCGAGGGGTTCGGGTCGCCCCTCGGCGTCGGCAAAGAGAGCGACGTGTACGAGGTCCAGTCGTACAAACCGCTCGCGCTGAAGTACCACCGCGAGGGGTACACCAACTTCCGGGAAGTGATGAAGGAGCGCGACTACACCTCCGACCGCGAACACGTCTCGTGGCTCTACACCGCGCGGAAGGCCGCCGAGCGCGAGTACGAGGCCCTCGAAGCGCTCTACCCCGACGTGAAGGTTCCCCGGCCGGTGGACCACAACCGCCACGCCATCGTGATGGAGAAAATCGACGGCGTGGAACTCTCCCGGACGCGACTCGAAGACGAGCAGGTGGTCCCGATTCTCGACCTCGTCCTCTCGGAGATGGCCGACGCCTACGCCGAGGGCTACGTCCACGCCGACATGAGCGAGTACAACGTCTTCGTCAACGAGGAGGGTATCACCATCTTCGACTGGCCCCAAGCGACCCCGACCGACCACGAGAACGCCGAGGAGTTCCTCGAACGCGACGTAAAAAACGTGGTCGGCTACTTCCGCCGGAAGTACCCCCAACTCGTGCCCGACGACGTGGACGCCGAAGCGCTCGCCGACGCCATCGCGGACGGCGAGTTCGAGTCGGTCCGCGAGTACGCGACCGAGGCGTAA